The genomic region CGCACTGAATAACCAATTCCTCTTCACCTCGATCGACATCGAGAATGATCGGGTTGGCGGTGATACTCGCCATCAGCAGGACGACGACTGCGAGACTCGACATGGTGCGCCGATTCTACCGCGGAATCAGCCAAAGATGTTGCCGCGGATGGTACAGTGGATCGATTCAATGACTTGCGTGGAGGGGTGGTGATGGGCGCCAACATACCGGGCTGGTCACCGGAGATCGAACGAGGGTTCAAGGAGATCCTCTTTCGCTTTCTGGAGGAGATCCAGTGCACCAGAGCAGCGCTCTATCTCTATGTTCCCGAGGGAAAGTTCCTGCTCGCCACCCAGTATGGTTTCGGCCGTCGTGATGTGCTGGCCGTCGAGCATGGCCTCCAGGACCCGATGGTGCGACGGGTCCGCGATCTCGAGTCGATGCCTACCGCATTCAATCGCAAACAAGATCTCGGAGAACTCAAGGACTACCTGAAGAGTGCCGGAAACTCCAAACTTCTCCTCGCTCCACTGATCGCAAACGGCGAGATCATTGGCTTTGTCGATGCGCGAGACAAGGGGCGCAAGCGAGCCTTCGAGAAGGCCGACGTCGCCAGCGCCAAGGCCATCGCGTCCGCGATGGTCGAGTACGCTGGACGCACCGGGTACATTTTCTCGGAAGACGAGGTGGCGGGGCCCGAGGAAAAAGGACCGCTGACTACGGGGCCAGTCGTGCTCGGACCTCCCCGAGCGCCGATGCTCGATGAATCGGGCCTGGAGAACATCCATGATGCGGCGCTCGAAGCGGTTCTCGATCATCAGGTGGTGGCTGTTGCTGTAACGCTGATGACGCAGGAGGAGGCTGCCACCCTCGTCAACCAACGAGAGGGAAACTCGGATTTCGACCGTGACGCGCTCGTGCGTCATCAATGTTCGGCCCTTGCCGAGGCGGGCATCGCTCCGCCTGACCGGGGCGCGTGGCAAATCGAGGTGCGTGCGGTGCCGACCACCGCTGATCCATCTCCCTCGCCGGTGATCGCATCGGCAGTTCTGATTGAGAGCCCCGATGTCGGCGCACTGGCGGCGTCGGTCATATCGGGTGGAGGCGCAAGCAGCGCCCGGGCAACGCTGATGCGTCTTCAGGCGCGTGCAGAGGATGCAAAAGAGAAATCCGCCCTCAGGTTTTCGCGCCGCAGTTTGGCGCGACGCCTGCTCCAGCCAGGGGCGCGCACCTATCCCGATCTCGTCGCCCACTCCGAGGCAGTCTCCAGGCTCGTCTTCTCGATGGCCAAGGAACTCGAGTTGGGTCCGGCCCAGGCCGAAGAAGCGGCGCTCGCTGGCCTGCTCCACGATGTCGGCATGCGCGAACTCGATTACGAACGCCTTTACCGTTCGGCTTCACCGTCGGCTGACGATCGCGTACGATTTCAGAAGCATCCCGTCATCGGCGAGAGAATCCTCTTTGGCACGGGTCTGGACAACATAGTGAATGCGGTTCGGCATCACCACGAAAGATGGGATGGCACGGGTTACCCCGACCGTCTGGCTCGCGATGACATTCCGTTCCTTGCCCGATTGGTTCACGTCGCCGAGGTCTACGATGTACTCACATCACCAGGCCGTTATCGTCCGACGGTGAGCCAGGAAAGAGCATTTGAAGTCATAGAACGGGGCAAGGGCCATCAGTTCGACCCGGAGATCGTGGAGGTGCTCGCGAAGGTGGTCCAATGAGCGAAGGCCGCAGGGTCCTGGCAACCAACCGAAAAGCTCGTCACGTATATCATCTTCTCGAAAGAGAAACGGCTGGTATCGAGCTTCTCGGCACAGAGGTGAAGGCGATCCGTGACGGGAAGATCAACCTCAAGGAAGCGTATGTCGCATTTGTCGGGGGGGAAGCCTTCCTGGTCGGTTGCCACGTGGGCACTTACGAAGCCTCGGGCTATGCCCATCACGACCCGATTCGCCGACGCCGATTGCTGCTCCACAAACGCCAAATCGAGCGACTGTCAGCCAAGGTCCAGGAAAAGGGCCTGACAGTGGTGCCGCTGAGCGTTTTTTCCGAGGGGAACTGGATCAAGGTGGAGATCGCTCTTGCGCGCGGCAAACAGTTGCACGACAAGCGCGAGACTCTGCGCCGGCGCACACTCGATCGCGAAGCCGAACAGGCGATCAAAGAGCGCGGCCGTTAGATTTGCGACAATCGGGGAATGGTATAATCGCGGCGTAAACGTCGCCTGGTTGGTGGCGGCCGTAAGGTACCGTGTTGCAGTGTGGAACGAGCGGGAACGCCGCGGTTCGGTCAGGTGTTTCTTTGATTGACGCCGGTTGCGGGCCCAACCACCGTGCACTGGCCTCAGCGGCCGGTGAGGGTTGAATCCACCTTACAGGTGCGGGAAGCACGAACGCGGCCGGAGCGAATGAAACCCATGGACACGGAGAATGCCGGATGCAGGAAGACATTATCATCCGCGGAGCTCGCGAGCATAATTTGGCCAATATCGACGTCACCATCCCGCGTGATCGTCTGGTAGTGATCACCGGAGTTTCAGGCTCCGGCAAGTCATCTCTGGCGTTCGATACCCTGTTTGCCGAGGGCCAACGACGGTACGTGGAATCGCTGTCAGCCTACGCCCGCCAGTTCCTCGACCAGATGGAAAAACCCGACGTCGACACCATCGACGGGCTGTCGCCGGCGATTTCGATCGAGCAGAAGACGACGTCGCGGAACCCCAGGTCGACGGTTGGCACGGTCACCGAAATACATGATTACCTGCGCCTCTTGTGGGCTTCCATTGGCCAGCCTGAATGCCCGGACTGTCAGCTACCGATCCGCCCGCGGAGCGTCCAACAGATGGTCGATCATCTCCTCGGCCTGCCCGAAGATACCCGGTTCATGCTCCTGGCACCGGTCGTCGAGGGGCGCAAAGGAGAACACAGGAGGGTCTTCGCTCAAATGGTCAGGGAAGGCTTCGTCAGAGCGCGGGTAGACGGCAAGATCACCGATGCCGGGGAGCCCGCCGAGCTCGACCGCAAGCGGAGGCACACCATCGAGGTCGTGGTGGATCGACTTTCGGTTCGCGAGGGGGTCGCCACGCGCCTTGCAGATTCTCTGGAGACCGCTCTGCGAGTCGGTGAAGGGTTGGCGCTGGCGGTCCTGGAAGATGGTGATGAAATAGTCCTGTCTGCGCGTCACGCCTGCCCCAGGTGCGGTTTCTCGCTGACCGAGATATCTCCGCGCCTGTTCAGCTTCAACTCGCCCCAGGGAGCGTGTCCAACCTGTTCCGGTCTGGGCTTCCTGCGCGAGGTCGACCCTGACAAGCTCATCCTCGACCCCGAACGGTCGCTGGCCAGTGGTTGCCTCGCGATGGTCGGCAAAAACCCAGGCTCCTGGTTCCGCCACCAGGTAGAGCAGATGTCGGAAGCGCTCGGCTTCGATCTCCAGACTCCGTGGCGCCGCCTGCCCGAGGAGGTCCGT from Acidobacteriota bacterium harbors:
- a CDS encoding HD domain-containing protein, producing the protein MDRFNDLRGGVVMGANIPGWSPEIERGFKEILFRFLEEIQCTRAALYLYVPEGKFLLATQYGFGRRDVLAVEHGLQDPMVRRVRDLESMPTAFNRKQDLGELKDYLKSAGNSKLLLAPLIANGEIIGFVDARDKGRKRAFEKADVASAKAIASAMVEYAGRTGYIFSEDEVAGPEEKGPLTTGPVVLGPPRAPMLDESGLENIHDAALEAVLDHQVVAVAVTLMTQEEAATLVNQREGNSDFDRDALVRHQCSALAEAGIAPPDRGAWQIEVRAVPTTADPSPSPVIASAVLIESPDVGALAASVISGGGASSARATLMRLQARAEDAKEKSALRFSRRSLARRLLQPGARTYPDLVAHSEAVSRLVFSMAKELELGPAQAEEAALAGLLHDVGMRELDYERLYRSASPSADDRVRFQKHPVIGERILFGTGLDNIVNAVRHHHERWDGTGYPDRLARDDIPFLARLVHVAEVYDVLTSPGRYRPTVSQERAFEVIERGKGHQFDPEIVEVLAKVVQ
- the smpB gene encoding SsrA-binding protein SmpB is translated as MSEGRRVLATNRKARHVYHLLERETAGIELLGTEVKAIRDGKINLKEAYVAFVGGEAFLVGCHVGTYEASGYAHHDPIRRRRLLLHKRQIERLSAKVQEKGLTVVPLSVFSEGNWIKVEIALARGKQLHDKRETLRRRTLDREAEQAIKERGR